The Candidatus Binatia bacterium genome includes the window TCGAACCAGGGACCTCTTGCATGTGAGGCAAGCGCTCTAACCAACTGAGCTATGCGACCCCGGAAGAGACGGTGATTAACAACCGCGCCGCGGACGGTCAAAGACCACCCGTCCGGCGCTCGGGCGCCTAGCCCCGCCCGCCCGCACGCGCGACCCGCGCCACCCAGCCCGCAGCGCACACCCGCCCGGCCCTTCCGCCACCCCCGTCCGGCCCCTCCGCCGACCCCCGCCGGTTTGCCACCCCGCGCGCCGATTGTATGACTCGCCCGTGGACTTCTCCTACACCGAAGCCGAGGAGCGCTTCCGCGCCGAGCTGCGCGACTTCCTGCAGCGCGCGCTGCCGCCGGGCTGGGGCACCGACGCCTGCCCGCCGCCGAAGGACATCGACGAGATGGTCCGCTTCGACAAGGCGTTCCAGCGCAAGCTGTTCGAAGCCGGCTACGCGGGGCTGTCGTGGCCGAAGGAGTACGGCGGGCGCGGCGCCACCCTGATCGAGCAGATCATCTTCCTCGAGGAGACGGCGCGCGCGAAGGCGCCGCTGCCGGTCAACCTGGCGGGGCTCACCATGGCGGGCCCCGTCCTGATCCGGCACGGCACCGAGGAGCAGAAGCGGCGCTTTTTGCCGCCGATCCTGACCTCGGACGAGATCTGGTGTCAGGGCTTCTCCGAGCCGGGGGCGGGCTCGGACCTGGCCTCGCTGCGCACGAGCGCAATCCTCGACGGCGACCACTTCGTGGTCAACGGCCAGAAGGTGTGGACGAGCTTCGCGCACTACGCGCAGTGGTGCATGCTGCTCGCCCGCACCGATCCGAACGCGCCGAAGCACAAGGGCATCACCTTCCTGCTCGTCGACATGCGCTCGCCGGGGATCTCCATCCGGCCGCTCAAGCAGATCAGCGGCGACGACGACTTCAACGAGCTGTTCTTCGACAACGTGCGCGTGCCGCGGGCCAACGTCGTCGGCGAGATCAACGACGGCTGGAACATCGCGATCACCTGCCTGATGCACGAGCGCGCGACGCTGACCTTCCAGCGCCAGCTGCAGTCGCGCACCGCGCTCGACGACATGCTGGCCTCGCTCGACGAGCGCACGCGCCGCGACCCGATCAAGCGGCAGCGCTTCGCGAGCACCTTCATCGACAGCGAGATCATTCGCTTGACGGCGTACCGGGGCCTCACCCGCCAGCTGCGCGGCCACCCGCCGGGACCCGAGGGCTCGATCGAGAAGCTCTTCTGGAGCGAGATGTACCAGCGCCAGCTCGAGCTGATGCTCGAGGTGCTGGGGCCGTACGGACAGCTCATGCCGGGCTCGAAGCACGCGGTCGCGAACGGCCACTGGCCGCACCTCTTCCTCTACTCGCGCGGCCGCACGATCGCCGCGGGCACGTCCGAGGTGCAGCGCAACATCATCGCCGATCGCGTCCTCGGGCTGCCGCGCTGAGCGAGCGACGCCGCAGCGCCCGCGGCCGCGCCGCGCCGCCAGCTGCGCTCCGCGCCCGGCCCCGGTCACGCCGCATCGTCGGCGTGCGCGGCGGCGCGACCCACCGAATGCTGACGCCCGTCAGCGCGCGAGCTTGACCGGCCCGATGCCGAAGCGCAGGTCGCGCTGCTGCTCGAGCCAGGCGCGCTGCGCCCAGGCGCGACCGCCGATCCGCTTGCCGAGGCGCTTGGCGACGCCGAGCAGGAGCGGCGCGAAGCGGCTGTTCCAGCCGCGCGCGTCGCGGTGCTGCAGCGTCTGCGCGCGCGCGATCTCGGGCTCGCGCTCGCGCTGCACCGCCTCGGTCGCCGCGGCGAGCCTCTCCGCGCCCCAGCCCGCGCGCGCCGCCGCGACGACGTGGTTCGCCGTGACGATCGCGTCGCGCAGCGCGACGTTGATCCCCTGCGCACGGATCGGCGCCATCGGGTGCGCGGCGTCGCCGATCGCGAGCACGCCGGGCGCCGACCAACGGCGGCAGCGGCCGACGATCACGTCGAGCACGACCGGCCCTTCGACGTCGCCACGCACCGCCTGGACGTGGTCCGCGAGCCAGCGGGGCAGCGGCCTGACGAGCTCGTCGAGCCACGCGGCGCCGCGACGCTCGCGGTAGGCGCCCTTGCGCAGCACGAGAGCGAACTGCAGACGGCCGTCCCACGAGGTGTAGCAGGCGGCCTGCGTCGTCGCCGACGCGAACATCATGAACGAGCAGCGCTCGCGCAGCTCGTCGGGCGCGGGCATCTTGAACCACAGGACGTCGTAGTGCTCGGGCGAGCGCACGAGCTCGAGGCCCGCGCGCGCCCGCACCGTGGAGGCGCGACCGTCGCAGGCGATCACGAGGTCGGCCTCGAGCTCCTGGGCGCCGCTCGCGCCGAGGACGCTCACGCCGCGCACGCGGCCGTCGGCGTGCAGCAGGTCGCGCACGCCGGCGCCGGTCAGCAAGTGGAACGCCGGCTCGCGCCTGGCTTCGGCCACCATGCGCTCGAGCAGCGCGGGCTGCGGCACGATGCGCACCGCGCGCTCGCCGAGCTCGGCGATGGGCTCGGGAACGCGGAAGATCGGCTCGCCGTCGATGAAGATCTCCCAGCCCTCGAGGCGGCGCGCGCCGAGCTGATCGAGCGCGGAGCCGAGCCCCATCTCGTGCAGCGCGTCGACGCCAGACGGCATGAGCGCCTCGCCACGGAAGACCCGATCGAAGCTCGTCTCGCGCTCGACGAGCGTCACGTCGACGCCCGCGCGCGCGAGCAGCAGCGCGGTTGCGGCGCCGGCGGGACCGGCGCCCACGACGACCACCTTCATCGCGACCGCCCGTCGTCGTGGCTGCCCGAGCGCACGAGATCGCTCACATCACGAGCGCGCGACGCCGTCGAGATGACCCGAACGCGCCGGCCAGCGTGCAACCGCCCGTGCGCCGCCGACGTCACTTCTTCGGCCGGCTGCCGTAGTCGCCGAACGGGTCGTCGCGCTCGCGCACCGCCTGGCGGAAGCCGACCTTCTGCGCGCGCGCGACGAAGTCGAGCCCTTCCTGCGTGTGGCGCGCGATGCCGTCGAACAGCGTGCCGAGCATGCGCGACGACGCGAAGCCCATGTTCTCGACCGTTTGATTGACGAGCAGCTTCAGCATCACGAGCTGGTTCAGCGGCAGACGCGCCATGCGCTCGGCGAGCGCGGTCGCCCGCTCGAGGAGCTCGTCGTCGGGCACGACCTCGAGCACGAGGCCGATCTCCGCCGCGGTACGCGCGGGGATCTCGTCGCCGGTCAGGAGGTAGCGCTTCGCGCGCTCGGCGCCGAGCCGGTAGACCCACATCGCCGTCGTCGGCGTGCCCCAGACGCGTGCGGGCGGGTAGCCGAAGCTCGCATTCTCGGCGGCGACGATGATGTCGGCGCACAGCACCATGTCGGTGCCGCCGCCGATGCACCAGCCCTGCACCGCAGCGATGGTCGGCTTCCGCGCGTACCAGAGCTTCATGTAGGTCGCGACGAAGCGCTCCATCATGCGCAGGTCGGCGATCGAGTCCCAGACGCGGCGCTCGCCGGGCGCGTTGCCCGGACGCCACGGCGCCTCGACCTCCGCGCGCTGCGTGGCGACCTCTTCCGCCGCGCCGCCCGTCACCTCCGCCGCCTGCGCCGTCGTCGACCAGTCGAGGCCGTAGCCGGCGCAGAATGCGCGGCCCTCGGCGCGCAGCAGGATGACGCGCACGTCGCGGTCGGCCTCGGCGTCGTCGATCGCCTGCGCGAGCTCGTCGCGCAGCGCGGGCGTGATGGTGTTGTACTCGGCGGCGCGACACAGGATGACGTGGCGCACGCCGTTCGCCGTCTCGGTGCGAAGCGTCGTCACGGCTCAGGCGCTGATGGTCGCGGCGGCGTTCGTCAGCACGACCTCGCCGCGCTCCTTGGTCTTCGCCTGCACGACGATGCGGGTCGGGCTCTCCTGCCACATCTCGCTGACGATCGTCTCGCCCGGGTAGACGACGCCCGAGAAGCGCACCTCGAAGTCCTTCATGCGCGCCGGATCGGAGTCGCAGAAGGTGTGCAGGATCGCGCGTCCGACGTGGCCGAACGTGCAGAGCCCGTGCAGGATCGGCTTCGGATAGCCGGCGATCGCCGCCATCTGCGGATCGGCGTGCAGCGGGTTCATGTCGCCCGACAGCCGGTACAGCAGCGCCTGCCACTCGAGCGTCGGCATCTCGACCACCGCGTCGGGCTTGCGCTCGGGCGGCACGTTCTTCGGACCGGACGGACCGCGGTCGCCGCCGAAGCCGCCCTCGCCGCGGACGAACGTCGTGAAGGTGTTCTTGAACAGCAGCTTGCCGCTCTCGTCGCGGCTCTCGACCTCGACCACGACGACCGCGCCCTTGATCTTGTCGTAGAGCGCGACCACGGTCGGCTCGCTCACGACCTTCGCGCGCGTCGGGATCGGACCCGCGAGCTCGATGCGCTGCTCGCCGTGCAGGATCATCATGGGATTGACCTGCATGGCGCCGCCCATGGTGAACATCGCAGGGAACGCGGGGATCACCGCGAAGGTCGGCAGGACCTTGAGGTTCTGCTCGTACGCGAACGGCAGCGACGTCTCGCCGACGCCGAGCGCGTACAGCATGACGTCCTTCTCGCTCCACTCGGCGGTGCTCTTCTCGAGCTTCTTACCGACGATGCTTGGGTCGATGGGCATGGCCCGTTCTTGCCCTTTGTCCGCTCGCAAGCAAGTCTGTCCGCCCATGGCACGAAGCGTCAATCTCGCGGTTCTTTCCGTGATCGGCCGCGATCAGAAAGGGGTGGTGGCGCGCGTCTCGACCTACCTCGCGAGCCTCGGGATCAACATCGAGGACATCGTCCAGCGCGTCGTCGAAGGCTTGTTCGTGATGACCATGAAGATCGACGTCGGCGAGATGACGGCGTCGCTCGACGAGCTCGTGCTCGGCCTCAAGGAGATCGGGCGCGAGATCAACATGGAGGTGTCGCTGCGGCTGCTCGCCGAGCGTCCGCGGCGCCGCGTCGTGATCCTGGTGAGCAAGGAGCCGCACTGCCTCGAGGCGCTGATCCGCGAGCGCGACCGCGGCACGATCCCCGCAGAGTACCTGATGGTGCTCTCGAACCACGACGTGCTGCGTCCGATCGCGGAGCAGCACGGCCTGCCCTTCGCGTGGCACCCCGCGGACGACAAGCAGGCGCACTTCCGCTTCATCGGCGAGCGGCTCGCGGAGCTGCAGCCCGATCTCGTGGTGCTCGCGCGCTACATGCAGATCCTGCCGCCGGAGATCGTCAACCGCTTCCCGAGCCGCATCATCAACATCCACCCGTCGCTGCTGCCGTATCACCCGGGCGCCAACGCATACCGCCAGGCGTTCGAGGAAGGCGTGCGGGTGTCGGGCTGCACGGCGCACTTCGTCACCGAGCAGCTCGACCAGGGGCCGGTCATCCTCCAGGACGTGTTCCACATCCGCGTCGGCGAGGACACGCTCGAGGACGTCAAGGCGCGCGGCAAGGCGCTCGAGGCCGAGGTGCTCGCGCGCGCGGTGCAGCTCTTCGTCACCGATCAGCTCGTGGTGAAGGACAAGAAGGTGATCTTCCGCCCCGGGATGAGCCCCGAGAGCGCGAGCTGAGCGGCAATCCGTGGCGCGAGGAGCTGCCTAAAAGCCGAGCAGCTCCTCGCGCAGGTTCGGGGTCGGCGTCGGCCCGGTGATGGGCTCGCTGCGCTCGACGGTCTCGACCAGCACGAACTGCGAGCCGAGCTGCGTGTAGCCGGTGATCTTCAGCAGCTGGTTCGGCTGCGCGGTCGCGATCTTCTGGATCAGCTCGTCGTCGCCGGTGAAGATGAAGTTGGGCTTGATCATCTCGACCTGCTGCAGGAGGTCGGCGCCCATCACCGGCCCTCCCGACAGCGACTTGATGTCGGTCATCGCGAACTTGCGCATCGGGCCCTCGCCGACCCGCACCTCGAGCTCTTCCCAGGCCTTCGTTTCCTGTCGCGTGGCGCCGAGGTAGCCCTCGATGCGCACCTGCACTTGACGGGACTGATCGAATCCGCCGGTGAGAAGGACCGTCAAGAGCGCGATCGCGATCGACGTCATGCAAGCAGCATACGCGCCACCGCGCGAGGCGTCCAACGTGGTGTGGCAAGATGCCCCGACGTCGGCGGTGTGCGTCGATCGCGCGACCCAATCCAGGCCCGCTCATCACCGCATCGCGTGATCGCGATCACGTCGCAGCAGACGCCAAGGCGCCGCGACGCGTCATCCGATCGCGCATCAAGCATACCGTCCGCGACACCCAGCTTGACGCGTGTCAAACCTTACCAGTTGCTTGACTATCGACACGCCGTCGGCTAACCACGACCGAGTCCCCATCCGAACGAGGGAACCTCGGCCGGGTTGTAGAGGGGATGACGCGCGTCGCACCGTGCATGGGGCGCGGAGACGGCGTTCGTGGGTTGAGGAGGCGCTCCGGCGCACCCGGCGTAGTCGTTGCGCAGTCCCGCTCGGGTCGAAGCGGAGCGTCGGCGCGTCGAGCGAAAAGCTCCGCGCAAGCCAGGTTCCCAGAAAGCGAGCGATCACATGCAAAAGGACGAATCGCAGATCAGCCGCCAGGCGCGCTGGCAGCGGAAGCATCGCGCCATGGGCCTGTGCGTGCTCTGCAGCCGTCCGGCGTACAAGGGCTGGCGCTGCAAGAAGCACTACGAGCAGCACAAGATCACGATGCGCCTGCGCTACATCCCGAAGGTGCGCGGACGCTACAAGGTCGGCGGCACCTCGACGGCGAGCGAGTTCACGGCGAAGCGCTCGACCACGAAGACGCGCGCCACGGCCGCGAAGAAGACGACCGCCAAGAAGGCCGCGGCCAAGACCACGGCGCGCGTGCGCAAGACGACGACCACCAAGAAGGTCGCCGCTCGCAAGACCACGGCGCGCAAGACGACCACGCGTCGCACGACCGCCAAGAAGGCCGCCAAGGCCTGAAAGCCTTTCGGCCGGGGCGATGGCAACGTCGCCCCGGTCGCTTTCTCACCTCAGCAAAGCACCTCTCCGAAGCACCATCCCAGCGCGCCGCTCAGACGGCGCCCCTACCTTCGTATCTCCACGCCCCCGTTTGACTGACCGGCGGCGAACGACGAAACGATCCCGCATGGCGAAGACGATGCGGGCGGTTGGCTGCCGCGAGCCCGGCAAGGTGTTCGTGCACGACGTTCCGATGCCCGAGCCCGGGCCGGGCGAGGTCCTGCTGCGTGTCAGCCGCTGCGGCATCTGCGGCACCGACCTGCACTGGTTCCACGGCGCGATCCCGATCCCGTCGGTGTGCCCGGGGCACGAGATCAGCGCCGTGGTCGCCGACGTCGGCGCCGGCGTGACCGGCGTCAAGCCGGGAGATCGCGTCGCCGTCGAGGGGATCCGCGTCTGCGGGACGTGCGACTACTGCCGCAGCAGCGACTACCAGCGCTGCCGCGCGGTGGGCATGATCGGCATCACCGTCCCGGGCGGCTTCGCCGACTACATGGTGACGACGCCGCGCCACGTCTTCGCGATCCCCAAGGACGTCGACGACGAGACCGCGCAGCTCACCGAGCCGCTCGCGGTGTCGGTGCACGCGCTGCGGCTCGCGCGCCTCGAGATGGGGCAGCGCGTCCTCGTGCTCGGCGCGGGCACGATCGGCTTGACGGCGGTCGCAGCCGCCAAGGCGGGCGGCGCGGGCGAGATCGCGGTCACCGCGCGCCGTCCGCAGCAGAAGAAGGCCGCGCTCGCGCTCGGCGCGACCCGCGTGTTCGACTCGTCCGAGTCCGGCGAGCTCATGTCGTGGGCCTTCGACAACCCGGTCGACGTGGTGGTCGAGACGGTCGGCGACGCGACTTCGTCGCTTGCCGACGCGCTGAACTGCGTCCGGCCCGGCGGCTCGATCGCCATCGTCGGCGTGTTCATGCAGCCGCCGCAGCTCAACGCGCTCCTCGTCATGATGAAGGAGGCGCACCTGGTCGGCTCGCTGTGCTACGGCGCCGCCGGCTCGCGGGCCGACTTCGACATCGCACTCGACATCCTGGCGCGCGACGGCGCGACCATCCGCCGCGAGCTCGTCACCCACCGCTTCCCGCTCGAGCGGATCGAGGAGGGCTTCGCCGCGGCCAACGACAAGACGACCGGGTCGATCAAGGTCAGCATCGCGCCCGCGTAAGGGTGCGCGCCATGCGGCGTCGATACCGCCCAGATGATGCGGCATGGGGTGATGGAGGCGGGCTTCGCGGCCGCGGCGACCGCCGGGACGCTGGCCGTGCCGCTGCCCGCGCGCGGCTTTGCGGGCGGCGGACGGCGCGGGACGGCCGTGAAGAGCGACGCTAGCCGCCGCGGCGCGCCGAGCGGCCGCGCCTCCGGCACGGGCGCGAAGGAGCCCGAGCACGCCGCAGGGGACGCCACCGGCCCGAGCGACGCCTTCGCGCGCGGCCAGGACTTCATCGCCCGCTGCATCGCCGGCGACCCGGCGACGCGCGACGAGTTCGTCACCGAATACACGGGGCTGATCCGCTTCGCGATCGCCGGCGTGCTGCGCCACCGCGGGGTGACGCTTTTGCGCGAAGAGATCGACGACCTCGCGCACAACGTCATCGTCTCGCTGTTCGACCGCGACTGCCGCAAGCTCAAAATGTACGAGGGGCGCAACCAGGCGTCGTTCGCGACCTTCGTGCGCGTCTGCGCGACGCGGCTGACGCTCGATCACCTGCGCTACCGCCAGCGGCGTCCCGCGATCGCGGCCGACGCGATCCAGGTCGAGCCCAGCGGCGAGGCGCGCGACGTGCTCGCCGAGTCGCCCGCGCCCGGCCCCGATCCCGAGCAGCAGGCAGCGACGAGCGAGGAGATCGAGCGGCTGCGCCGTCTGGTCGCGGAGCTGCCCGCGCGCGAGCAGCTTCTGGTACGCCTGCACTTCGTGGACGGGCTCGACGTCCCCGAGGTCGCGCGCGTGCTCGGCATCACGGAGAACGCGACCCACGTGCTGAAGTCGCGCGTGCGCGCGAAGCTGCGGGACCAGATGCAAGACGAGGAACGAGATGCGTAGGGGCGCAACCGGCGACGACGCCTTGGCGCGCGCGCTCGGTCGCGCGCTCGACGCGCAGGCCGACGACGCTGCGCGCGGCGCACACCCCGACGAGGCGCAGGTCGCGCGCTACCTCTCGCGCGAGCTCGCACCGGACGAGGTCGAGCGCTTCGAGCGCCACGTCGCCGCGTGCGCGCGCTGCGCGGAGGAGCTGGCGATCGTCGCGGCGCTCGAGGCCGATGCGGCGTCGGCGACGTCTCCCGCAGCGGACGTCGACGAGCGCGCTGACGTGCGCGCGCGTGCCGTCGCGTCCGCGTCGGCGCGCGACGAGCGGGGCGCGCACGCCGCACGCGCCGCGCAGGTCGAGCGGACCGCGCACGCCGAGCGTGGCGAGCGCGTGGAGCGCGTCGCTCGCGTCGAGCGCGCGAAGCCGCGCCGGCGCCGGCTCCGCTGGCTGCGCATCGCCGCGGGGCTCGCGGTGGTGCTGCTCGCGGGCGGCGCGGTCGCGGGCAACTGGGCGGTCGGCCGCCTGCAGCCGACGCTGGTCGCCGGCATGGCGAGCGCGCTCGGGCGCGAGGTCTCCGGCGGCAGCGCGTCGCTCGTCCTCGCGGGCGGCCCCGGTCTGCGCCTCGACGACCTCCGCGTCGCCGAGGATCCGCGCTTCGGCGGCGGCGCGTTCGCGACCGTCGAGGGCGCGGTGCTGCGCGTCGATCCGCGCGAGCTGTTGCGCGGACGCGTGCGCGGCGCGATCGCGCTCGAGGCGCCGGCGGTGCACCTGATCCGCGACGGCGCCGGCATCTGGAACATCGAGACGCTCGCCGGACGCGAGCCGGCGCGCGGGGTCGGCGTGCCGCCGGGGTTGCCGCCGAGCGCCGCGACGCCGCCGAAGCCAGGCAGCGCCGACGTCCGTAAAGCAAAGGAGCGCCTCGTCCGCCTCACCTCGGCGACGATCGAGAACGGCACGCTCGAGATCACCGACGAGAAGGGCGGCGGCAAGACGCTCGCGCTGCGCGACCTCGACCTGCGCTACACGAGCGACGCCCCGACCGAGCCCAGCGCGATCCAGCTCAGCGGCACGCTCGGCGCGAGCGCGCAGCGCATCGCGCTGCGCGGCGAGATCGGCCCGTTCGAGGGCGGCGCGACGCCGCGCTGGAGCTTCGACGAGGTCGAGCTCGCGCGCCTGCCGCTCGCCGACATCCCCGGCGCGCCGCAGTCGCTGACCGGCGAGCTGACCTTCACCGGCTCGCTCGCGAGCGAGGGCCGCGGCATCGAGACCATCGTCGCCAACGCGTCCGGCAAGGGCGAGCTCGGCCTCTGCTGCGGCGAGCTGCGCGAGCGAAACCTCTTCGCCGAGCTGGTCGCGGCGCTCGCCCGCGAGGCGGCGCACGACGGCGACGTGAGCTTGACGGCGCACGATCTGCTCGAGCGCGCGCGCCAGGTGCCCGCGCTCGCGAGCGCGCTCGCGCCGGGCGCGACGCCGTTCGAGGACATCGCTGGCAGCGTCGAGATCGCGTCCGGCAGCGTGAGCTTCGACGATCTCGCGGTCGACACCTCGCTGTTCCGCGCGAGCGCGACCGGCTCGCTGACGCACGCGGGCGCGCTCGACGTGCAGGGCACGGTGACGCTCGGTGCGGACGCGACGCGCGCGCTCGTCGCGCTGCTGCCCGAGGCGGGGCGGCTCTTCGCGCAGGGCGCGGAGCTCGAGGTGCCGTTCAAGGCGGCGGGACGCTGGCCCGACGTGCGCCTCGAGGTCGACGTGCGCACCGCGATCGCGCGCGCCGCTGCACCGCTCGATCCGCGCGCGCTGCGCGTGGTGCCGCTGCTCGCGCGCGTCGCGGGCTGAGCTTCGTCGGCGCGGCGCAGCGCGGCGCGGTGTCCGCCGCCGCCGCGCCGGACACCGCGTCTTCTTCGCGAGCTTCGCCTTCTGATAAGCGTGGCCCGTGGCCCGCGCGCTCGACGGCTACCGCGTCCTCGATCTCACCGACGAGAAGGGCTTTCTCTGCGGGCGCATCCTCGCCGAGCTCGGCGCCGACGTGATCAAGATCGAGCCGCCGGGCGGCGACCCGGTGCGGCACCGCCCGCCATGGATCGCGTCGGGCAGCGCGCCGCAGGCCGAGCGCTCGATCCCGTGGCTCGCCTACAACGCGAGCAAGCGCGGCGTGACGCTCGACGTCACCAGCGCGCGCGGCCGCGAGCTGCTCGATCGGCTGTGCGCCGGCGCCGACGCGCTGATCGAGTCGTACGACCCGCAAATGCTGGCTGCGGCGCGCGTCGACTACGCGACGCTGTCGGCTGCGCACCCGCAGCTCGTCGTGTGCTCGATCACGCCGTTCGGGCGCTCGGGCCCCTGCGCCGGGTGGCGCGGCAGCGATCTCACGGTCACCGCGATGGGCGGCAACATGGCGCTCACCGGCGATCCCGACCGCGCGCCGCTGCGCTGCACGATGCCGGCGTCGTACTGCCACGGCGGTGCGGAAGCTGCGGCGGGCGTGCTGGTCGCGCTGCACGCGCGCGAGCTCGTCGGGCGCGGGCAGCACGTCGACGTGTC containing:
- a CDS encoding sigma-70 family RNA polymerase sigma factor, which translates into the protein MMRHGVMEAGFAAAATAGTLAVPLPARGFAGGGRRGTAVKSDASRRGAPSGRASGTGAKEPEHAAGDATGPSDAFARGQDFIARCIAGDPATRDEFVTEYTGLIRFAIAGVLRHRGVTLLREEIDDLAHNVIVSLFDRDCRKLKMYEGRNQASFATFVRVCATRLTLDHLRYRQRRPAIAADAIQVEPSGEARDVLAESPAPGPDPEQQAATSEEIERLRRLVAELPAREQLLVRLHFVDGLDVPEVARVLGITENATHVLKSRVRAKLRDQMQDEERDA
- a CDS encoding FAD-dependent oxidoreductase, whose translation is MKVVVVGAGPAGAATALLLARAGVDVTLVERETSFDRVFRGEALMPSGVDALHEMGLGSALDQLGARRLEGWEIFIDGEPIFRVPEPIAELGERAVRIVPQPALLERMVAEARREPAFHLLTGAGVRDLLHADGRVRGVSVLGASGAQELEADLVIACDGRASTVRARAGLELVRSPEHYDVLWFKMPAPDELRERCSFMMFASATTQAACYTSWDGRLQFALVLRKGAYRERRGAAWLDELVRPLPRWLADHVQAVRGDVEGPVVLDVIVGRCRRWSAPGVLAIGDAAHPMAPIRAQGINVALRDAIVTANHVVAAARAGWGAERLAAATEAVQREREPEIARAQTLQHRDARGWNSRFAPLLLGVAKRLGKRIGGRAWAQRAWLEQQRDLRFGIGPVKLAR
- a CDS encoding MaoC/PaaZ C-terminal domain-containing protein; this encodes MPIDPSIVGKKLEKSTAEWSEKDVMLYALGVGETSLPFAYEQNLKVLPTFAVIPAFPAMFTMGGAMQVNPMMILHGEQRIELAGPIPTRAKVVSEPTVVALYDKIKGAVVVVEVESRDESGKLLFKNTFTTFVRGEGGFGGDRGPSGPKNVPPERKPDAVVEMPTLEWQALLYRLSGDMNPLHADPQMAAIAGYPKPILHGLCTFGHVGRAILHTFCDSDPARMKDFEVRFSGVVYPGETIVSEMWQESPTRIVVQAKTKERGEVVLTNAAATISA
- a CDS encoding crotonase/enoyl-CoA hydratase family protein — protein: MTTLRTETANGVRHVILCRAAEYNTITPALRDELAQAIDDAEADRDVRVILLRAEGRAFCAGYGLDWSTTAQAAEVTGGAAEEVATQRAEVEAPWRPGNAPGERRVWDSIADLRMMERFVATYMKLWYARKPTIAAVQGWCIGGGTDMVLCADIIVAAENASFGYPPARVWGTPTTAMWVYRLGAERAKRYLLTGDEIPARTAAEIGLVLEVVPDDELLERATALAERMARLPLNQLVMLKLLVNQTVENMGFASSRMLGTLFDGIARHTQEGLDFVARAQKVGFRQAVRERDDPFGDYGSRPKK
- a CDS encoding formyltetrahydrofolate deformylase, with the translated sequence MARSVNLAVLSVIGRDQKGVVARVSTYLASLGINIEDIVQRVVEGLFVMTMKIDVGEMTASLDELVLGLKEIGREINMEVSLRLLAERPRRRVVILVSKEPHCLEALIRERDRGTIPAEYLMVLSNHDVLRPIAEQHGLPFAWHPADDKQAHFRFIGERLAELQPDLVVLARYMQILPPEIVNRFPSRIINIHPSLLPYHPGANAYRQAFEEGVRVSGCTAHFVTEQLDQGPVILQDVFHIRVGEDTLEDVKARGKALEAEVLARAVQLFVTDQLVVKDKKVIFRPGMSPESAS
- a CDS encoding acyl-CoA dehydrogenase, with the translated sequence MDFSYTEAEERFRAELRDFLQRALPPGWGTDACPPPKDIDEMVRFDKAFQRKLFEAGYAGLSWPKEYGGRGATLIEQIIFLEETARAKAPLPVNLAGLTMAGPVLIRHGTEEQKRRFLPPILTSDEIWCQGFSEPGAGSDLASLRTSAILDGDHFVVNGQKVWTSFAHYAQWCMLLARTDPNAPKHKGITFLLVDMRSPGISIRPLKQISGDDDFNELFFDNVRVPRANVVGEINDGWNIAITCLMHERATLTFQRQLQSRTALDDMLASLDERTRRDPIKRQRFASTFIDSEIIRLTAYRGLTRQLRGHPPGPEGSIEKLFWSEMYQRQLELMLEVLGPYGQLMPGSKHAVANGHWPHLFLYSRGRTIAAGTSEVQRNIIADRVLGLPR
- a CDS encoding alcohol dehydrogenase catalytic domain-containing protein codes for the protein MAKTMRAVGCREPGKVFVHDVPMPEPGPGEVLLRVSRCGICGTDLHWFHGAIPIPSVCPGHEISAVVADVGAGVTGVKPGDRVAVEGIRVCGTCDYCRSSDYQRCRAVGMIGITVPGGFADYMVTTPRHVFAIPKDVDDETAQLTEPLAVSVHALRLARLEMGQRVLVLGAGTIGLTAVAAAKAGGAGEIAVTARRPQQKKAALALGATRVFDSSESGELMSWAFDNPVDVVVETVGDATSSLADALNCVRPGGSIAIVGVFMQPPQLNALLVMMKEAHLVGSLCYGAAGSRADFDIALDILARDGATIRRELVTHRFPLERIEEGFAAANDKTTGSIKVSIAPA
- a CDS encoding AsmA-like C-terminal region-containing protein, with protein sequence MRRGATGDDALARALGRALDAQADDAARGAHPDEAQVARYLSRELAPDEVERFERHVAACARCAEELAIVAALEADAASATSPAADVDERADVRARAVASASARDERGAHAARAAQVERTAHAERGERVERVARVERAKPRRRRLRWLRIAAGLAVVLLAGGAVAGNWAVGRLQPTLVAGMASALGREVSGGSASLVLAGGPGLRLDDLRVAEDPRFGGGAFATVEGAVLRVDPRELLRGRVRGAIALEAPAVHLIRDGAGIWNIETLAGREPARGVGVPPGLPPSAATPPKPGSADVRKAKERLVRLTSATIENGTLEITDEKGGGKTLALRDLDLRYTSDAPTEPSAIQLSGTLGASAQRIALRGEIGPFEGGATPRWSFDEVELARLPLADIPGAPQSLTGELTFTGSLASEGRGIETIVANASGKGELGLCCGELRERNLFAELVAALAREAAHDGDVSLTAHDLLERARQVPALASALAPGATPFEDIAGSVEIASGSVSFDDLAVDTSLFRASATGSLTHAGALDVQGTVTLGADATRALVALLPEAGRLFAQGAELEVPFKAAGRWPDVRLEVDVRTAIARAAAPLDPRALRVVPLLARVAG